The following proteins are encoded in a genomic region of Danio rerio strain Tuebingen ecotype United States chromosome 16, GRCz12tu, whole genome shotgun sequence:
- the fam8a1b gene encoding uncharacterized protein LOC548347 (The RefSeq protein has 2 substitutions compared to this genomic sequence), which translates to MAEFNENARDKEKSPGESENMKTSIREPSSQGKQVNSTAVNTTEYCEKLQEWMWQYYCSYMNWQSWIAMSALSFPPCFPTQGATESHGTTAWGTDMSNGDLRNWLNNPFGFPAAAVNVAAPANGQSSAAPATAPAQILQQQQANGNAQQPGREYSIPSPLQRFIAEMVDFFILFFIKATIIISIVHLSGMKDISKFAMHFIVEEIDEDTSMEELQKMMLVALVYRILVCFYEIICIWGAGGATPGKFLIGLRVVTCDSSVLVQPNRVRVVPATNVTLSASTVRALNKNFSIAFFFPAFITLLFFQHNRTVYDIVAGTIVVKRHRLR; encoded by the exons ATGGCGGAGTTTAATGAAAACGCTCGCGACAAGGAAAAATCGCCAGGAGAGAGCGAAAATATGAAAACGTCGATTCGTGAGCCCTCGTCCCAGGGCAAACAAGTGAACTCGACCGCTGTCAACACTACCGAGTACTGCGAGAAACTGCAGGAGTGGATGTGGCAGTACTACTGCAGCTATATGAACTGGCAGAGCTGGATAGCCATGTCTGCGCTTTCCTTCCCACCGTGTTTCCCCGCACAAGGAGCGACTGAATCGCACGGGACGACGGCATGGGGAACAGATATGTCAAATGGAGACCTTCGTAACTGGCTTAACAACCCGTTTGGGTTTCCTGCTGCAGCGGTAAATGTAGCAGTTCCAGCAAACGGACAGAGTTCTGCAGCTCCAGCCACTGCACCTGCGCagatactacaacaacaacaagctAATGGAAACGCTCAACAGCCAG GTAGAGAATATTCTATTCCCTCTCCCCTCCAGCGGTTCATTGCGGAAATGGTGGACTTCTTTATTCTTTTCTTCATTAAAGCTACAATTATCATCAGTATTGTCCATTTGAGCGGAATGAA GGACATCTCAAAGTTTGCTATGCACTTCATTGTGGAGGAGATCGATGAGGACACGTCAATGGAGGAGCTGCAGAAGATGATGCTCGTGGCTCTAGTGTACAGGATATTAGTTTGCTTTTATGAG ATCATATGTATTTGGGGAGCTGGAGGGGCCACACCAGGGAAGTTCCTCATTGGTTTGCGAGTGGTCACATGTGACAGCTCTGTCCTGGTTCAGCCAAACCGTGTTCGTGTGGTACCAGCGACTAATGTTACACTTTCTGC gtCAACAGTGAGAGCGTTAAACAAGAACTTCTCCATTGCTTTCTTCTTTCCGGCTTTTATCACACTTCTTTTCTTCCAGCACAACAGGACAGTGTATGACATTGTGGCTGGAACAATTGTGGTCAAGAGACACAGGCTTAGATGA